A part of Aminivibrio sp. genomic DNA contains:
- the rpsL gene encoding 30S ribosomal protein S12: MPTINQLIRHGREEKRRKTDAPALQGNPARRGVCTRVYTVTPKKPNSALRKVARVRLTNGIEVTSYIPGIGHNLQEHSVVLVRGGRVKDLPGVRYHIIRGTLDCGGVENRKRSRSKYGARRPK, translated from the coding sequence GTGCCGACTATTAACCAGCTTATCCGGCATGGCCGCGAGGAAAAAAGACGGAAGACCGACGCTCCTGCGCTGCAGGGTAATCCTGCGCGGAGAGGTGTCTGCACCCGTGTGTACACCGTGACCCCCAAAAAGCCCAACTCGGCTTTGAGAAAGGTCGCCCGTGTTCGCCTCACCAACGGGATCGAGGTAACATCCTACATCCCCGGAATCGGCCATAACCTGCAGGAGCACTCCGTAGTGCTTGTCAGGGGCGGACGGGTGAAGGACCTTCCCGGTGTCCGCTATCATATTATCCGGGGAACCCTTGACTGTGGGGGCGTGGAGAATCGCAAGAGATCCCGTTCCAAGTACGGCGCCAGGAGACCCAAGTAG
- the rpsG gene encoding 30S ribosomal protein S7 — MPRKGHVKKRQALPDTRYGSTELAKFINSLMRKGKKSVAEKIMYRALDIAGEKLNTEPFEVFKKAMDNVRPLVEVRPRRVGGATYQVPVEVPAERAQILCIRWMLNYSRAKKGMPMAERLAREFMDAYKGEGSSIKKKEDTHKMAEANRAFAHYRW; from the coding sequence ATGCCGCGTAAGGGGCATGTCAAGAAGCGTCAGGCTCTGCCGGACACAAGGTACGGCAGCACCGAACTGGCAAAGTTCATCAACAGCCTGATGCGGAAGGGCAAGAAAAGCGTAGCTGAGAAAATCATGTACCGGGCGTTGGATATCGCCGGGGAAAAGCTGAACACGGAGCCTTTCGAGGTTTTCAAGAAGGCCATGGACAATGTGCGCCCCCTTGTGGAAGTCCGTCCCCGCAGGGTCGGCGGCGCCACTTACCAGGTCCCCGTGGAAGTTCCCGCCGAGCGCGCCCAGATCCTCTGCATCCGCTGGATGCTCAACTATTCCAGGGCCAAGAAGGGTATGCCCATGGCCGAACGGCTTGCGAGAGAATTTATGGATGCCTACAAGGGTGAGGGCAGCTCCATAAAGAAAAAGGAAGACACCCACAAGATGGCGGAGGCAAACCGCGCGTTCGCCCACTACCGCTGGTAG